One window of Plasmodium relictum strain SGS1 genome assembly, chromosome: 14 genomic DNA carries:
- the THO2 gene encoding THO complex subunit 2, putative, whose product MDEFDLFNYRILLLNEFKENEIVNNFSNIKVKYQNKLLSLFENIKSKYININKNDIEFVVENNTHKLNSNNSINYDIKNNKLEELINKNDVDHLVSKTVGADDINCSYNENNEKSNKRKRSEHFHDENEEIKKKKKGDLINETGTNENMNSLDEYIKFDDDLKFLNQKDFLFEIPLKEHCDMKSMFTNFFDEIKNKNYINICRKIYLESIKRNLKKIETEPYIYHFLLTKDYFNKLKSDLSLFYFDFFLCIVKGIISVDSGISFIVDELMSVHHDIYEKLISIIGSEQFFEHINVNEQENIKNKEELLKNNLNAPFKEMILNSLHYLIEIIDYIKEHDKELYIKYKDIIVRCIISLEKNKVITYKEAATYIECKNFDKLNLFNKELNKLVTKMKTKNIYSISVYNLMRENITGYSKIIFLLENFFSNNNKNEINKNGSNEKNIISNLYLKYKNKKFNSKKIRKRKKKLIKLKYEEEDINLINKTSSSSKITKKNEVKKNSEQISINNITSVNNNIVKHCNRKIDNSESIRNIDINKHGNYKDKENKDKENFLIKNEKKYKSDSEEEYTKYIKRNKKKWKRHLNCYYCNDLLKLKKNIFTISGLHNLCPRRILSILLFYYEQNVNSEKQLLPLFYLYSKETITDIIVLELKIRNSYMREIEKEELLKLKLMSKSEDIDNNYYSKFLFNANNFFSVNYFKMCSILILNDLLNINVFYAHILPNDLLLKNAFEELYKKFYNDYENSHSNKLSSFFYYYIPFNINEIYNLYEKVNKYSKNKNNDKTRTNDSENNYSNTSSTNTYVSNHNNDNNSNSYNNDNNNINTTATATATTTTNNSNSYNTSTNNNSNSYNNTTNNNSNSHNNNIINNNNSNNYNNNFDNNNNISNNNISNNNNNNNDNCYNNNNNNNNNNNNNNNNNNSNNSTQNDSSNTKSITKILEESNPLFIYDCVVNYLLNTKNYELKKKYEQNVELNNKDAIEIYLFDMLNNKSNNKENFIKHFVEREIKLRTEINNSKYLSYINSYNYLFLEEDSYFFILSRIFFMKNPKFLFLSSLIDLNAWNIINKISNHMATYKCNPFLNYYVSSSLSKLINYSISSFEKVYLDNSKDNNKYNDIYSSSRIEEKNASCKDEKNNISRNGSSYAGYDENYLKNKEENKKVVQIKNEQEVRDAEKCYFNDNNIKNKKVRSLCKGNSSSTCLFCNIDLDADKLCSYECIKVIKRNKKFLQNLFKNEKKIEIKKRKIKQLFKLYSISLMKDEKNKKEPRNYANIKSFIIFKKLNFIVSNKDSLNCSSLYSSSPLSDNSLSSSNASSLIKNNDNLSSIENSFLNKTKKRKDRKEKKNNNNILNNSTNNENLKNIHLNFDTFLNYFISNKEKNSYIKKIKTIDDFFEKMLIFLKYLGYFGYIYKALIRKILNILFVYVKKLIINSNKFHKNFNSIFIKFFFFCLVNDVEESKNINEDIWNILSLIPVSKRYNIYLKFFNKLEKYKKDISKLKNINEYNKKLENAIDENKLNSINNKTSNGNINSLKNEINNSFSDSNISKYITKNCYSVALLSNINFEITRNKLRKIIKRITSDILKDRYNTNVQNMLMQFTKLINLNPFVAADIILQQCELFDNNMIITLSESIKNIHSFSSDIFLFKIIERQQLLNVHSYQLSKQYSNNNLDLFEDSIFKPKKLINLSLVSAKFLSKHPYADFYPLIISIIKRIFSEFHTSDELFLRNNNFVNTRLKKVKIENLEKSNLYHKLNESNASNFDITKNNGNAKKEELGISKYEKKKNIKKKQENDDSDEIIENLNKDEQENNKNEVEENSKKEELEDNTKNIREDTANIIDNSNEFVINNSTDNLYGDTYNNIDNDMLNNGENKNKINKDASELKFLILKALNKKYPDVMSGYIFDLDYIQKLIEIYGGTSACVNVQELNEDQLNAQCGFKLLKEEIMILETNLNLNISNLDYEHLEEAELEDDKLKKLCIKNATETLINPNIIYLIFFILSKLKVEYLFDSNTNNLRNLSSLVDKIHGVLLQFIDFLQNNCDPILYLSFIPNISEIFEFFDISQSFQIIRFAFPFFNDEEKKKESDNIFGKTNKLSINDEKMKNVDYYKKKTEVKMNSTCDKDNKISVCNTANVLKDTKAEEKTNLNKIAQGTLKDEKKSGAIKEEKKSEILKEEKKDEILKEKKSENCFDDKENNNIDDSKMDNQHNEISKNNNNETMKKNEYDSSFNYCNEYKWKKLLMPIIEKYLNIENLNGINIDFYLTYWRLSITDIYVPHKQYLKVLEIYDTHIKKLENFSEENKKNEEYKWVYKKIKKLRLKRSNIKNEYDYHIIHTKKIKKFLSHIVEHWVNPQEIGLNTFVAFIKCLVAPRILNSEKDALFCSKFIQMLLELHTPLFNLCVLIYVFTKMLMPLINACTEKEALNIGIFFNDFFSYIYLLCDDIKYFTSVSDKNPCFSSTLNFQSKDTIKHSCIVDKAFKWEKVIVSLLFENNNFEKSWINSKSVVIFLFRFLNCFPYSTKIKNSIKTNLQKLQNFAQNQGWKDIVISINSLITMMERNKKTIVNERKEEIEIKNQENKSNSSRTNTSFVNVDNNITMNPFNTSNSIQMNSNTSYMPVSKNIYNSSIFPVVQNHVNMSSKPYIKENSFNSKIVSSQDPNNVISLSARNSNLMNSSKDNSNKRREVFNNNIRKNIDTYQNSQNALSHMNDKNIVNKKLRVDNRNLKNDNLNYTMPQNFVNIPSYIPPPINEIPQNKVFSNIHNHIKNNRNSNNYCRR is encoded by the exons TTCATGATGAGAATGaggagataaaaaaaaagaaaaaaggagATTTGATAAATGAAACAGGAACCAATGAAAATATGAATTCCTTagatgaatatataaaatttgatgatgatttaaaatttttaaatcaaaaagattttttatttgaaattcCACTAAAAGAACATTGTGATATGAAAAGTATGTTTACCAATTTTTttgatgaaattaaaaataaaaattatataaatatatgcagaaaaatatatttagaatcaattaaaagaaatctaaaaaaaatagaaacagaaccatatatttatcattttcttttaacaaaagattattttaataaattaaaaagtgaTCTATCtttgttttattttgattTCTTTTTGTGTATTGTAAAAGGAATTATATCAGTTGATAGTGGAATAAGTTTTATTGTCGATGAATTAATGAGTGTTCATCATGATATTTATGAGAAATTAATAAGTATTATAGGAAGTGAACAATTTTTTGAACATATTAATGTAAATGAGcaagaaaatataaagaataaagaagaattactaaaaaacaatttaaatGCTCCCTTTAAAGAAATGATCTTAAACAGTTTACATtatttaatagaaataatagattatataaaagaacaCGATAAGGagttatatattaaatataaagatattaTAGTAAGGTGTATCATttctttagaaaaaaataaagttataacTTATAAAGAAGCGGCTACATATATTGAATGTAAAAACTTTGATAAACTAAATTTATTCAATAAAGAACTAAATAAATTAGTtacaaaaatgaaaacaaagaatatatatagcATTTCagtttataatttaatgagAGAAAATATAACTGGATattcaaaaattatttttttactagaaaattttttttctaataataataaaaatgagattaataaaaatggaagtaacgaaaaaaatataatatcaaatttgtatttaaaatataaaaataaaaaatttaactctaaaaaaataagaaaaagaaaaaaaaaattaattaagtTGAAATATGAGGAAGAAGATATTAACTTAATCAATAAGACGTCATCATCAtctaaaataacaaaaaaaaatgaagttaaaaaaaatagcgaacaaatttctattaataatattacgTCAGTTAACAATAATATTGTTAAACATTGTAATAGGAAAATAGATAATAGTGAATCAATAAGAAAtatagatataaataaacatgGTAACTATAAAGATaaggaaaataaagataaagagaattttcttattaaaaatgaGAAGAAATATAAATCAGATAGTGAAGAAGAATAtactaaatatattaaaagaaataaaaaaaaatggaaaaggCATTTGAACTGTTATTATTgtaatgatttattaaaattaaaaaaaaatatatttactatATCAGGATTACACAATTTATGCCCACGTAGAATTTTAtcaatacttttattttattatgaacAAAATGTAAATAGTGAAAAGCAGCTACttcctttattttatttatattctaaAGAAACTATAACAGATATAATAGTtttagaattaaaaataagaaatagcTATATGAGAGAaattgaaaaagaagaattacttaaattaaaattgatGAGTAAAAGTGAAGATAtagataataattattattctaaatttctttttaatgctaacaatttttttagtgttaattattttaagatGTGttctatattaatattaaatgatttattaaatataaatgttttttatgCACATATATTACcaaatgatttattattaaaaaatgctttcgaagaattatataaaaagttttaCAATGACTACGAAAATTCTCATTCGAATAaattatcttcttttttttattattatattccatttaatataaatgaaatatataatttatatgaaaaagtgaataaatattctaaaaataaaaataatgataaaactAGAACAAATGATTCggaaaataattatagtaATACTAGTAGTACAAATACTTATGTAAGTAAtcataataatgataataatagtaatagctacaataatgataataataatattaatactaCTGCTACTGCTACTGCTACTACTACTactaataatagtaatagtTATAATACTAgtactaataataatagtaatagttataataatactactaataataatagtaatagtcataataataatattattaataataataatagtaataactataataataactttgataataataacaatattagtaataataatataagtaataataataataataataatgataattgttataataataataataataataataataataataataataataataataataacaatagtAATAATAGTACACAAAATGACTCAAGTAATACTAAAAGTATAACGAAAATTTTGGAAGAAAGCAATCCTCTCTTTATTTATGATTGTGTTgtgaattatttattaaacacaaaaaattatgaattaaaaaagaaatatgaaCAAAATgttgaattaaataataaggaTGCAAtagaaatttatttattcgatatgttaaataataaatctaataacaaagaaaattttatcaaACATTTTGTTGAAAGGGAAATTAAATTAAGGacagaaataaataattcaaaatatttatcCTATATAAATTCAtacaattatttatttttagaagAAGATagttatttctttattttaagtagaatattttttatgaaaaatcccaaatttttatttttgtcttCATTAATTGATTTAAATGCATGGAATATCATAAACAAAATTTCAAATCATATGGCTACTTATAAGTGTAatccttttttaaattattatgttAGCTCTTCTTTATCAAAGCTGATAAATTATAgtatttcttcatttgaaAAGGTATACTTAGATAACAgcaaagataataataaatataacgATATATATTCTTCTTCCCGTATTGAGGAGAAAAATGCTTCGTgtaaagatgaaaaaaataatatatcaaGAAATGGAAGTAGTTATGCAGGATATgatgaaaattatttgaaaaataaagaagaaaataaaaaagtagttcaaataaaaaatgaacagGAAGTAAGAGATGCAGAAAAGTGttattttaatgataataacataaaaaataaaaaagttagaTCACTATGTAAAGGGAATTCCAGTAGTACCTGtttattttgtaatattGATTTAGATGCTGATAAATTATGTAGTTATGAATGCATTaaagttataaaaagaaacaaaaaatttcttcaaaatttatttaaaaatgaaaaaaaaattgagattaaaaaaagaaaaattaaacaactttttaaattatatagcATTAGCTTAAtgaaagatgaaaaaaataaaaaggagcCGAGGAATTATGCCAACataaaaagttttattatttttaaaaaattaaattttattgtttCTAATAAAGATTCTCTAAATTGTTCTTCATTATATTCCAGTAGTCCATTATCTGATAATTCATTATCATCATCTAATGCTTCATCATTGATTAAAAACAATGACAATTTATCATCTAttgaaaattcttttttaaataaaacaaagaaaagaaaagatagaaaagaaaagaaaaataataataatatattgaataattctacaaataatgaaaatttgaaGAATATCcatttaaattttgatacatttttaaattattttatttcaaacaaagaaaaaaatagttacataaagaaaataaaaacaattgatgatttttttgaaaaaatgttaatttttttaaaatatttaggCTATTTcggttatatatataaagccttaataagaaaaatattaaacattttgtttgtttatgtAAAAAAGTTGATaattaattcaaataaatttcataaaaattttaatagcatatttatcaaatttttttttttttgtctagTTAATGATGTTGaagaaagtaaaaatataaacgaGGACATATGGAACATATTAAGTTTAATACCTGTTTCAAAAAGATATAACATATAtctcaaattttttaataaattagaaaaatataaaaaggatatttcaaaattaaaaaatataaatgaatacaataaaaaattagaaaatgcaatagatgaaaataaattgaaTTCGATAAATAATAAGACATCTAATGGAAatattaattcattaaaaaatgaaataaataatagcTTTTCTGATTCAAATATTTCTAAATATATAACTAAAAATTGTTATTCAGTAGCATTATTGtcaaatattaattttgaaataactaGAAATAAGttgagaaaaataattaaaagaataacctctgatatattaaaagacAGATACAATACTAATGTTCAAAATATGTTAATGCAATTTactaaattaattaatttaaaccCTTTTGTTGCAGCTGATATTATTTTGCAACAGTGTGAGCtatttgataataatatgatTATAACATTATCAGAATCAATAAAAAACATACATAGTTTTTCTAGTgatatatttctatttaaaattattgagAGACAGCAATTATTAAATGTTCACAGTTATCAATTAAGCAAACAGTATAGTAATAACAATTTAGATCTGTTTGAagattctatttttaaaCCGAAAAAACTTATAAATCTTTCATTAGTAAGTGCAAAGTTTTTATCAAAACATCCATATGCTGATTTTTATCCTCTTATTATTtcaattataaaaagaatattttctGAATTTCATACAAGTGACGAACTTTTTCTAAGgaataataattttgtaaatacaagattaaaaaaagttaaaatcgAAAACTTAGAAAAATCTAATTTATATCACAAATTAAATGAAAGCAATGCGTCTAATTTCGACATCACTAAGAACAATGGAAATGCcaaaaaagaagaattagGAATAagtaaatatgaaaaaaaaaaaaatattaaaaaaaagcaagAAAATGATGATAGTGatgaaataatagaaaaCCTCAATAAAGATGAACaagagaataataaaaatgaggtAGAAGaaaattctaaaaaagaagaattggaagataatacaaaaaatattagagAAGATACTGCAAATATAATAGATAATAGTAACGaatttgttataaataacTCAACAGATAATTTATATGGCGATACGTATAATAACATTGACAATGACATGTTAAATAATggtgaaaataaaaataaaataaataaggaCGCAAGTGAATTAAAATTCCTAATTTTAAAAGcattgaataaaaaatatcctGATGTTATGAGTGGCTATATATTTGATTTAGATTATATTCAAAAATTGATAGAAATATATGGAGGGACTAGTGCATGCGTAAATGTGCAAGAACTAAATGAAGATCAGTTGAATGCACAATGTGGATTTAAActattaaaagaagaaattatGATTTTAGAGAccaatttaaatttaaatataagtaATTTAGATTATGAGCATTTAGAAGAAGCAGAATTAGAGgatgataaattaaaaaaactatGCATTAAGAATGCAACCGAGACTTTAATAAATccaaatataatttatttgattttttttatattatcaaaattaaaagttgaatatttatttgaCAGTAATACCAATAATTTAAGAAATTTATCTTCATTGGTAGACAAAATACATGGCGTATTATTACAGTTTATTGATTTTCTTCAAAATAATTGCGATCCCATTTTATACTTATCTTTTATTCCTAATATTTCGGAAATTTTTGAGTTCTTTGATATTTCTCAGTCGTTTCAAATAATAAGATTTGcgtttcctttttttaatgatgaggaaaaaaaaaaagaatctGATAATATATTTGGAAAAACAAACAAGTTAAGtataaatgatgaaaaaatgaaaaatgtagattactataaaaaaaaaacggaAGTAAAAATGAATAGTACTTGTGATAAggataataaaatttcagTATGCAATACTGCGAATGTTTTAAAGGATACCAAAGCAgaagaaaaaacaaatttaaataaaatagcaCAAGGAACCTTAAAAGATGAGAAAAAGAGTGGAGctataaaagaagaaaaaaaaagtgaaattttaaaagaagaaaaaaaagatgaaattttaaaagagaaaaaaagtgaaaattgCTTTGATGATAAGGAAAATAATAACATAGATGATAGTAAGATGGACAATCAACATAAtgaaataagtaaaaataataacaatgaaACTATGAAAAAGAATGAATACGATTCTAGCTTTAACTATTGTAATGAATACAAATGGAAGAAATTGTTAATGCCtattattgaaaaatatttaaatatagaaaatttaaatggaATAAATATTGATTTTTACTTAACTTACTGGAGATTAAGTATAACAGATATATATGTCCCCCATAAACAGTATTTAAAAGTTTTAGAAATATATGATacacatataaaaaaattagaaaatttttctgaagaaaataaaaaaaatgaggaaTATAAATgggtttataaaaaaataaaaaagttgcGTTTAAAAAgatcaaatataaaaaatgaatatgattatcatataattcacacaaaaaagattaaaaaattcttatcTCATATCGTAGAACATTGGGTAAATCCTCAAGAAATAGGTTTAAACACTTTTGTTGCTTTTATTAAATGTCTTGTAGCGCCGAGAATATTAAATAGTGAAAAAGACGCATTATTCTGTTCAAAATTTATTCAAATGTTACTAGAACTCCATACtcctttatttaatttatgtgttttaatatatgtttttacaAAAATGTTAATGCCACTTATTAATGCATGTACAGAAAAAGAAGCATTAAATataggaattttttttaatgattttttttcttatatatacttattatGTGAtgatattaaatattttacaaGTGTATCAGATAAAAATCCTTGTTTTAGTAGCACACTAAATTTTCAGTCAAAAGATACAATTAAACATTCATGCATAGTAGATAAAGCATTTAAATGGGAAAAAGTTATTGTTTCATTACTTTTTGAAAAcaataattttgaaaaatcaTGGATTAATTCTAAATCAGttgtcatttttttatttcgttTTCTTAACTGCTTTCCATATTCAacgaaaattaaaaattcaataaaaacaaatttacAGAAGTTACAGAATTTTGCTCAAAACCAGGGATGGAAAGATATTGTCATATCAATAAACAGTTTAATAACAATGATGGAAAGAAATaa AAAAACCATAGTAAATGAAAGAAAGGAAgaaattgaaataaaaaatcaagaaaataaatcaaattcTTCTAGAACAAACA CATCATTCGTTAATgtagataataatataacaATGAATCCTTTTAATACATCTAATTCTATTCAAATGAATTCCAATACTTCTTATATGCCTgtttctaaaaatatatataactcaa gcaTATTTCCCGTTGTCCAAAATCATGTTAATATGTCTTCGAAGCCAtacataaaagaaaatagttTCAATAGCAAAATTGTTTCTTCTCAAGACCCCAATaa TGTGATTTCATTATCGGCAAGAAATTCAAATTTAATGAATAGTAGTAAAGATAACAGTAACAAAAGAAGAGAAGTTttcaataataatataagaaaaaatattgatacGTATCAGAATTCACAAAATGCCTTATCTCATATGAATGATAAAAACATtgttaacaaaaaattaaggGTGGATAAtcgtaatttaaaaaatgacaATTTAAATTACACAATGCCTCAAAACTTTGTCAATATTCCTTCATATATTCCACCTCCAATTAATGAAATTCCTCAGAACAAAGTATTTTCAAATATTCAcaatcatataaaaaataataggaATTCAAATAATTATTGTAGAAGATAA